A single window of Salvia splendens isolate huo1 chromosome 6, SspV2, whole genome shotgun sequence DNA harbors:
- the LOC121809658 gene encoding ubiquitin domain-containing protein DSK2b-like: MAADSDSTAGVAAIQDVNVNIRCSNGSKFSVKTTLELTVAEFKGVLAHNCDVPAEQQRLIYKGRILKDDQTLASYGLQADHTIHMVRGSAPAAASSPAAVPTDAGNTNTTSATQGGGVNPGGTGVGTGASLFPRLGLGGLGGTGGASGLFGAGLPEFEQVQQQLTQNPNMMRDIMNMPAIQSMMNNPEIMRSLIMSNPRMREIIDRNPELAHILNDPSVLRQTLEAARNPDLMREMMRNTDRAMSNIESSPEGFNMLRRMYENVQEPFLNATTIGGNAASDAGSNPFASLLGNQGGLQNRDGANSTSATETGTTVPNVNPLPNPWSNTGGSQTTNATRPNLTGDTRPPPITGLGGLGLPDLEGTGMNDPAAFGQLLQNPAVSQMMQNLLSNPQHMEQLMGLNPQLRSMFDTNPQLREMMQNPELIRQLTSSDMMQQMMALQQQLNRLRSTPDGDQANQNRGTQNNMGLDMLMNMFGGLGAGGFAVPNAPDGPPEEVYATQLSQLQEMGFFNTEENIRALRATSGNVHAAVERLLGSLGQ; this comes from the exons ATGGCTGCCGATTCGGACTCTACTGCGGGGGTTGCGGCGATTCAGGACGTGAACGTAAACATCCGATGCTCAAACGGCTCTAAATTTTCGGTGAAAACCACCCTCGAATTGACGGTCGCAGAATTCAAAGGTGTTTTGGCGCACAATTGCGATGTTCCTGCTGAACAGCAGCGTTTGATCTACAAGGGGCGGATCTTGAAAGATGACCAAACCCTAGCCAGTTATG GTTTGCAGGCAGATCACACTATTCACATGGTTCGTGGTTCTGCACCAGCTGCTGCGTCTTCTCCTGCTGCCGTTCCTACTGATGCTGGGAACACcaacactacttctgcaacTCAAGGTGGTGGTGTGAATCCCGGGGGCACTGGGGTGGGTACGGGTGCATCCTTGTTTCCAAGGCTTGGCTTAGGCGGACTAGGTGGTACTGGGGGGGCATCTGGATTATTTGGAGCTGGACTTCCAGAATTTGAACAGGTGCAGCAACAACTAACTCAAAATCCTAACATGATGAGGGATATAATGAACATGCCTGCCATTCAGAGTATGATGAACAACCCTGAGATTATGCGCAGCTTAATTATGAGTAACCCTCGAATGCGCGAGATAATTGATCGGAACCCTGAACTTGCTCACATATTGAATGATCCTAGTGTCCTTCGACAAACATTGGAAGCAGCAAGGAACCCTGACCTAATGCGTGAAATGATGCGAAACACTGACAGAGCGATGAGCAACATTGAATCGTCTCCTGAGGGATTCAATATGCTCAGGCGCATGTACGAAAATGTGCAAGAACCCTTCCTGAATGCAACAACCATAGGTGGTAATGCTGCATCTGATGCTGGATCTAATCCATTTGCATCTCTCCTCGGGAACCAAGGAGGCTTGCAAAATAGAGATGGAGCTAATTCAACAAGTGCAACTGAAACGGGAACAACTGTTCCAAATGTCAATCCACTTCCCAATCCATGGAGCAATACTG GAGGTTCTCAAACAACCAATGCTACCAGACCTAATCTAACTGGAGATACGAGGCCACCTCCAATTACTGGACTGGGAGGACTTGGTCTTCCTGATTTAGAGGGTACCGGCATGAATGATCCTGCTGCATTTGGTCAGCTGTTGCAAAATCCGGCTGTGTCTCAGATGATGCAGAACTTGCTTTCCAACCCTCAACACATGGAACAA CTCATGGGTCTGAACCCTCAACTGCGAAGCATGTTTGATACGAACCCTCAATTAAGAGAAATGATGCAAAACCCAGAACTTATTCGACAGTTGACCTCATCTGATATGATGCAG CAAATGATGGCTTTGCAGCAACAACTTAATCGGCTGCGGTCAACCCC GGATGGAGACCAGGCTAATCAAAATAGAG GAACACAAAACAATATGGGTTTGGACATGCTGATGAATATGTTTGGTGGACTCGGAGCTGGTGGCTTTGCAGTTCCTAATGCCCCTGATG GGCCCCCAGAAGAAGTGTATGCAACTCAACTATCACAGCTACAAGAGATGGGTTTCTTCAACACAGAAGAGAACATCCGAGCACTCCGCGCCACTTCAGGAAACGTGCATGCAGCTGTCGAACGACTTCTAGGAAGCCTCGGGCAATAG
- the LOC121809563 gene encoding lysM domain-containing GPI-anchored protein 2 produces MAKPTPLSIPLLFLITITIAIPSTSAKTFRCTTAGATCQSIVDYLPPNRTTLRAIQSLFSVPHLYSILGANNLPLNTTASTPVPPQQRLRIPFPCLCSNGTGASRGRPVYTVVPDDGLWHIAAQVFSNIVTVAEIQAANGIPNPDKIEVGQNLTIPLPCSCDEVGGAAVVHYGHEVAAESSIEGIAQQYNVSQETLMQLNNLTGPQDLKAQDIIDVPLRACSSMVSNNSLDYPLLVPSNAYVVTANACVKCKCDNNTANSMLQCEPAGMINASCPVIRCDASPNLFLGNTTSSGCNATTCSYAGYNTTIQTMLDSVSTCPAPPGPGSSATTLNGWRLVIFINAVMLCLLFV; encoded by the exons ATGGCGAAGCCAACTCCCCTCTCAATCcccctcctcttcctcatcacaATCACCATCGCCATCCCCTCCACCTCCGCAAAAACCTTCCGCTGCACCACCGCCGGCGCCACCTGCCAATCCATAGTCGACTACCTCCCCCCCAACCGCACCACCCTCCGCGCCATCCAATCCCTCTTCTCCGTCCCCCACCTCTACTCCATCCTCGGCGCCAACAACCTCCCCCTCAACACCACTGCCTCCACCCCCGTCCCACCCCAGCAGAGGCTCCGAATCCCCTTCCCCTGCCTCTGCAGCAACGGCACCGGCGCCTCCCGCGGCCGCCCCGTCTACACCGTGGTCCCCGACGACGGCCTCTGGCACATCGCCGCCCAGGTCTTCTCCAACATCGTCACCGTAGCCGAGATTCAGGCGGCCAACGGGATACCGAATCCCGATAAGATCGAGGTGGGCCAGAATCTGACCATCCCGCTGCCGTGCAGCTGCGACGAGGTGGGCGGGGCGGCGGTGGTCCACTACGGCCATGAGGTGGCGGCCGAGAGCTCAATTGAAGGGATTGCTCAGCAATATAATGTGTCTCAGGAGACGCTGATGCAGCTCAATAACTTAACCGGGCCTCAGGATCTTAAGGCGCAAGATATTATTGATGTTCCTTTGAGAG CTTGTTCTTCAATGGTAAGCAATAACTCGTTGGACTACCCTCTGCTCGTCCCGAGCAATGCCTACGTCGTCACTGCCAATGCTTGTGTGAAGTGCAAGTGTGACAACAACACTGCAAACTCGAT GCTACAATGTGAACCTGCTGGGATGATAAATGCATCATGCCCCGTAATCCGATGTGATGCCTCACCAAATTTGTTTCTTGGAAACACAACGTCGTCCGGTTGCAATGCCACCACCTGCTCCTACGCCGGTTACAACACAACAATACAAACTATGCTGGATTCGGTCTCAACTTGCCCCG CTCCTCCCGGCCCCGGATCGTCTGCAACTACTTTGAATGGCTGGAGACTTGTGATTTTCATCAATGCTGTCATgctttgtttgctttttgtcTAA